A window of Salvia splendens isolate huo1 chromosome 8, SspV2, whole genome shotgun sequence genomic DNA:
CAGACTAGGAGGTTCCGAATCAAACTGAATACGGTCCTGAACTGGTGATAGGGAAAGATCCCTATGAACTGAGATGCTCATATGCGGTTAGGCAAATAatcttgaattttctttttgagtCTCCTATATGCGTTCATCTTCCGGTTTGTTGCTTCAATCTCATGATCAAAAGGTTCTAGAGGCTGGCCTTTATAACGTGTGTGCATGCACCTAGAAAAGAAACACAAATGTGTGAACtcgaaaaatttaaagaaaaataaagcaaTAAAATTAGAAGTAGTAATCTTGATTATCATCACGATATTAACCTATATATTACAAAAATTGTCCCCGGTAACgtcgccaaaaacttgactcaactttattttacccaattaatacCAGCATGTGTACGGATTGTAAcatttagcaagcaagagtaatttgtatcccacagagacaattaagtgtaaacctaagtaccacaAACGAATTTCAATTACTATCCAGACAAACTAATAGAAGCATATAAATTCAGAGATTAAATTAAAGCACttaaacaagaaagcaattaagcaagttgtgtaagatgatggagaaatatgcagaattcagggatccgatgcacaactcatagtctaacccaattgaaatagaTTTACCATTTGAAGTCTCCAGAattattgaatcaatcacaattatagattaaaccccctcctgAGGTGAAAAATCTGTAAATtaggtgtaataattgaagtccccttctaattcttagaTCTAAATCCCAAtggtttgattagattaatgatCCCACTTagaatctcaactctcccgagttctattgaattaaggtgtgaattattcttctttcaagattaattatttcatctcccgattactctaataAACtctaacactcccaattggtgatcaagcaattgataggaaaaacacatgaataattcaaacaattgcaaGAACAAGATTAAACGaagtcaattggattaaaactatgaatcaatgcatttTCACCCAGAATTCTACACAAagagtttagctactcatgttcatggtagaaaacaaaccaaaactaagaaaaacaaagagaaacatgatacgaattacaattggcggaggaatcgaagcttgagtcttcaatcttcttccaaaaGTTCTTCAGAGAGAGAAAGTGTGTCTAAGGCGGCTGGAACTGAATGTCAAGAATTGACCTAAATCTTTCCTCTTATTCTCCTCTTCTAAAATCGTGTTGGACTCAGAAAAACGCAAGATTGAcagacccggccgggtggaagtTTCTGGACTCTCCACGTTATAGAAGAACctcccggccgggtggaattattgcccACGAAAATCACCCAGTCGGGTCTAGCAAATTCGGCACTCACTAGACTTCTTCAAGCTTAGTGTTGACACCCGGCCGGGAACCATAGAATATTCACCCGACCAGGTGGAGTGATACGAAGcatatttcctatattttttccCCTTAGACTATacatttttatgtaaattataACTCATCAAAGAGTGCTTTTATTGAAGTTTAGGATTTTAAAGCGGGAAGGTTGTCGGAAGTGCACACTTGAGGATTCCAGAACTaacacccggtcgggcgatttcaGTAAGGTAGGAGGAGTCCAGAGagaacacccggtcgggtgttctGACATCAccaaatcacccggtcgggtgtttccCGCGATGCACCCAGTAgcagttcgcccggtcgggcaaatttcctttttaatttcgcccggtcgggcgtttcggAGCTTCAACCACTTATTGGCAGTTTACTCGGCAGTTGAAGagggaaaaaagaagaaaaaagaatcaGACGAGAGGAATTCCAGAgaggaaaaaagagagaaaagggataaagagaggaggaagaagaaaaggaagaagtTCCGGCCAACATTCTGACGATCCGTCTCCAAACCAcaattccactcaacgagagcatCCTTCCTATGGTATTTATTGCGAATCACTATGTGTTTAGGATAAGCTCtttatgttgctccaagttgtaatctaggctttgtATAGATGTTTTTACACCATTGAACTCATATGTTTGTTACCAACAATGTGCTTAAAGTTATTCAttatgtttttggctaataattTAGTGTTGTTATTTCCtttgctattgtctctttaacatagtttaggaatgtttgattgttggattgctatTGAATTATAATTGTTCAAAGGATAgtttgatagtggattaagtaggtGATCATAGTAGATGTTTATTTCTCTAGCGCTTCGTAGGAGTTTATAAACATTGAAGATTGGTTTGTAGGTTATGTGTTCAGCTAATTGGGAACTACTCATCGTGTACATGTTCAGTGTATGtgattaggttgatgttttaatcccttcatatgtttcattgttaaaggtgtagaacaatacaagcctagtgagcaacttggagtgacacaTTTTCCCTTTCGAATAGTCTTTCTTTAGTTAACTTGTAGCTTTATTTTGTCATTAACTTTTGGAAATCAAAACCTTCAAAACAATTCACCTTTTTTGTATGTCTTTCCTTTGTTTTAGAGTTAAATAATCAATTCCTTCCATGTGGATCGACAGTCGATGTATTACATTCGACgttgtattcttgcagtattgctgtaatattagagctattttattaaacttgtgtgatcGTACACTTGATAATTGAAATCGAAATTTACACATCATGTTTtggcaccgttgccggggaaggcaaTAGATTGTTTAACTTCTAgcttgtgttttgtgttttatttgatctttctttttattcttGTAGGTACTCATTTCGTTTTTTTGGGAGctgatagccatctaccacatctggacttgaagacgaaggagtatatttttctaGGTTATATTTTCTCTAATTCTTAGGGTAGTAATTTGGTAGCTTAGTTTTCTTTTAAGCACACACTTTTTATAGgacttaccccgaagttgtcgagaggtctcgctttcggtatTAGGAAATATATTGTGTGTGTGCTTGGTTTCTTTTCCGTTGCGCaggttataaaataaaaataaaaataaaaaaatagtgaatGCACATGCGATCACAGGGTACACCACCGTTTGGATTACTCTGTTTTCGAAGAAGGAGAAGGTTTAGAGGTTCAACAAGTGAGATCTTTCCGGACTATCCAAGTCCAATCAGAAGAAACATACAGTTTGGGTTAAGGGAAGAAAGGGATCAAGAATCAGACGTTGAAACAATGGCAGATAACAACAATGAGATTCCACCACCCGTGGGAAGGCTTGGCGACACTCTTAGGTCAGGAATTGAGTATCCGGGGGAGTTCGCTTATGCAAATGATAACGtcaacattccacctcactacatTAGTTTGGTGAATGGAGGAAATCTTTTCCACGGACGGGATGATGAAGATCCGGTGAGTCATCTTAATGCCTTTTATGAATTGACCAATTCTCATAGACCTCCAAATGTGGAGCATCATCGGATTAAGAGGGCATTATTTCCTTTCTCATTGAGGGAGAAAGCAAGAGCGTGGTATGATTCATTACCGGGCTACAACATAGCGACATTCCAAGAGTTGAAGTCGTTGTTTCTTTTGGAATACAACTCTCCAATGAAGATCGAGAAAttgagagaggagatcactTCCTTCCGACAGAAATATGATGAGTCCTTCGCAGAAGCATGGAAGAGATTCACAGAAATGCTAAGGAAATGCCCAAGTCATGGTTtagctccggggcatgaccttCTGAAATTCTACAAGGGGCTCAATAATGAAGGCATGGGATTAGTCACTGCAGGCTCAAATGGGAACTTAGATGATCTAACTCACGATGAGGTTAGAGCCGTATTCCAAAGATTGGCAAATAATCAAAGGAATTGGAATAATCCAAGAAGAGCGGCTGAGAAGGCAGGAGATACATTTGGTGCTACAAAAGATACAGAAAGAGTGGCAGCAATAGAGGCTCAATTGGCAGACATAAGCACTCAAATGTCTTCGATGACAAAGGCAGTTAAATCTCTTCAACTGACTCCTCAACCTCAAGCATTTGCTGTTTTGAAGTGTGGATTGTGCCAAGGAGGACATCATACGGATCAATGTCCAAGTCTTCAAGGACCATCAGTGGAGGACGTGAACTACATTGGTAACAATCGTCAAGGGGTTCAACCAAGGCAATCAATACAACAATAAGCAGAATTGGAGGCCTCGACAAACAAACTGGAATCAAGCTGGTCCTAGCAACACCTCGGGTAATCAATGGAGGAACAACACTCAACCCCCAGGTTTTGAGAAGAAGTCATCAGTTGAGGATCAA
This region includes:
- the LOC121745992 gene encoding uncharacterized protein LOC121745992 encodes the protein MADNNNEIPPPVGRLGDTLRSGIEYPGEFAYANDNVNIPPHYISLVNGGNLFHGRDDEDPVSHLNAFYELTNSHRPPNVEHHRIKRALFPFSLREKARAWYDSLPGYNIATFQELKSLFLLEYNSPMKIEKLREEITSFRQKYDESFAEAWKRFTEMLRKCPSHGLAPGHDLLKFYKGLNNEGMGLVTAGSNGNLDDLTHDEVRAVFQRLANNQRNWNNPRRAAEKAGDTFGATKDTERVAAIEAQLADISTQMSSMTKAVKSLQLTPQPQAFAVLKCGLCQGGHHTDQCPSLQGPSVEDVNYIGFEKKSSVEDQLGQIFSFMNKSQKENENFKERTVEKFGQMEATMRNLETQIGQLATASHTRIPNTIPSNTVPNPKGNEQCKAASGSKEHGEESESSGKFSAEEKGKKTVEMMTSPAQDPKSKFNFSDHVPPPPYPPKRKKRAPKEKSFEWMINVIRKVNVDVSLVTSSLTFPSSPSSSRT